From the genome of Impatiens glandulifera chromosome 9, dImpGla2.1, whole genome shotgun sequence, one region includes:
- the LOC124913806 gene encoding L-ascorbate oxidase homolog: MVGEKTNTGFSFFISSVFLLLLLHVVIADNPYRYYTWKVTYGDIYPLGVKQQGILINGQFPGPQIDCITNDNLIISVYNYLNEPFLISWNGIQQRRNSWQDGVSGTTCPIPPGKNFTYAMQAKDQIGSYFYYPSMGLHKAAGGYGGIRVYSRPLIPVPFFPPARDFTVLAGDWYKRSHANLKLILDAGHNLPSPDGLIINGRGWNGYTFIVDQGKTYRFRISNVGIATSINFRIQGHSMKLVEVEGSHTVQSTYSSLDIHLGQSYSVLVTADQPPADYYVVVSSRFTSQVLTTTAVLHYSNSFTKVSGPPPGGPTTEIGWSLNQAKSIRWNLTASGPRPNPQGSYHYGLIKTSRTVILANSAPVINGKQRYAVNSVSYIPGDTPVKLADFFKIGGVFRLGSIPDRPTWGNAYLDTSVMDTNFRSFIEIVFQNWENTVQSWHIDGYSFFVVGMDGGQWTEASRRTYNLKDTVARCTVQVYPKAWTAIYMSLDNVGMWNVRSEEWARQYLGQQFYLRVYTSSNSFRDELPIPRNALLCGRASGHRTRPF, from the exons ATGGTGGGGGAAAAGACGAATACGGGCTTctcttttttcatttcttccgtatttcttcttcttcttctccatgtCGTTATTGCAGATAACCCTTACAGGTACTACACATGGAAGGTCACCTATGGTGACATTTATCCTCTTGGAGTGAAGCAACAg GGAATTCTAATAAATGGTCAGTTCCCAGGGCCTCAGATCGATTGCATAACTAATGATAACTTGATTATCAGCGTTTATAATTACCTTAATGAGCCATTTCTCATCTCTTG GAATGGTATTCAACAAAGGAGGAATTCATGGCAAGATGGGGTCTCAGGGACGACATGTCCTATCCCGCCGGGAAAGAACTTTACTTACGCCATGCAAGCAAAAGACCAGATTGGAAGTTACTTTTACTACCCATCTATGGGACTTCACAAGGCTGCCGGCGGTTATGGAGGAATCCGTGTTTACAGCCGCCCTCTAATTCCTGTCCCCTTCTTTCCTCCTGCTCGGGATTTTACTGTCTTGGCCGGAGACTGGTACAAGAGAAGTCACGCG AATCTGAAACTGATCTTGGACGCCGGTCATAACCTTCCTTCTCCCGATGGTCTTATAATAAATGGTCGTGGCTGGAATGGGTACACCTTCATTGTTGATCAAG GCAAGACGTACAGATTCAGAATATCCAACGTTGGGATCGCTACATCCATAAACTTCAGAATACAAGGTCACTCTATGAAGCTGGTAGAGGTTGAAGGTTCCCATACGGTTCAATCCACGTATTCCTCACTCGACATTCATCTGGGTCAGTCCTACTCTGTTTTGGTCACCGCCGATCAACCTCCCGCTGACTATTACGTCGTCGTTTCTTCCCGCTTCACTTCCCAAGTCCTCACCACCACCGCAGTTCTTCATTACAGTAACTCCTTCACCAAAGTCTCCGGCCCTCCTCCAGGAGGACCCACAACCGAAATCGGTTGGTCCTTAAATCAAGCTAAATCTATAAG ATGGAATCTAACTGCTAGCGGGCCAAGGCCAAACCCACAAGGATCTTACCATTACGGTTTAATCAAAACATCGCGGACAGTAATTCTTGCCAACTCTGCCCCTGTTATCAACGGGAAACAGAGATATGCAGTCAACAGTGTGTCATACATTCCGGGCGACACTCCTGTGAAGCTGGCTGACTTTTTCAAGATTGGAGGAGTTTTCAGGCTGGGAAGCATTCCGGACAGGCCAACATGGGGGAACGCTTATCTTGACACGTCGGTTATGGATACTAATTTCCGATCTTTCATTGAAATTGTTTTTCAGAACTGGGAGAACACTGTCCAATCTTGGCACATTGATGGTTACTCTTTCTTTGTAGTTGG GATGGATGGAGGGCAATGGACTGAAGCAAGTAGAAGGACCTACAATCTGAAAGATACAGTAGCTAGATGCACGGTTCAGGTATACCCGAAGGCGTGGACTGCAATATACATGTCTTTGGATAACGTGGGAATGTGGAACGTTAGGTCGGAGGAGTGGGCGAGACAATACCTTGGACAACAGTTCTATCTTAGGGTTTACACGTCCTCAAATTCGTTTAGAGACGAACTTCCCATTCCTAGGAATGCACTTCTATGTGGTCGTGCCTCGGGTCATCGCACTCGACCTTTCTAA
- the LOC124913807 gene encoding arogenate dehydratase/prephenate dehydratase 1, chloroplastic-like has product MALKAAPIWVSVNRSRLQFDATDFGSKRSSRRFTVRFGLEKYGKWECCGSLAQRATIPVENEEQVKPGLGTICEDDETQITETKGFHKDLNSLPRPLSAADLTPQASDGLKVRVAYQGVPGAYSEAAAIKAYPKCETVPCDQFEAAFKAVELWLVDKAVLPIENSVGGSIHRNYDLLLRHRLHIVGEVQLVINHCLLALPGVRKEELKRVFSHPQALAQCEMTLTKLGIVRVNHDDTAGAAQAVAANGQRDTGAVASARAAEIYGLDIVAQRIQDNSENVTRFLILAREPIIPGTDKAYKTSIVFTLDEGPGILFKALAVFALRNINLTKIESRPQRKRPLRVVDDTNRGSAKYFDYLFYIDFEASMADPRAQNALGHLQEFARFLRVLGSYPMDTSL; this is encoded by the exons ATGGCTCTAAAGGCTGCTCCAATCTGGGTCTCCGTTAATCGCTCTCGTCTACAATTCGACGCTACAGATTTCGGCTCTAAGCGTTCTTCCCGCCGCTTCACTGTTAGATTCGGTCTAGAAAAATATGGGAAATGGGAGTGTTGTGGCTCACTGGCTCAGAGGGCCACGATCCCTGTTGAAAACGAGGAACAGGTCAAGCCTGGATTAGGCACAATTTGTGAAGATGATGAGACCCAGATTACTGAAACCAAAGGGTTTCATAAGGATCTCAATTCCCTCCCAA GACCTTTATCTGCAGCTGATCTTACTCCACAAGCTAGTGATGGCTTGAAAGTGCGAGTTGCTTATCAA GGAGTTCCAGGCGCCTATAGTGAAGCAGCTGCAATTAAAGCTTACCCAAAATGTGAGACTGTCCCATGTGATCAGTTTGAGGCTGCATTCAAG GCGGTTGAATTGTGGTTAGTGGACAAAGCAGTGCTACCTATTGAGAATTCAGTTGGTGGAAGCATCCATCGTAACTATGATCTACTTCTTCGACATAGACTACACATTGTAGGAGAAGTGCAGCTGGTTATTAATCATTGTCTCCTAGCATTGCCTGGCGTTAGAAAAGAGGAGCTAAAGCGTGTATTTAGCCATCCTCAG GCACTTGCTCAATGCGAGATGACCTTGACCAAGCTTGGAATTGTCAGAGTAAATCACGACGATACTGCTGGTGCTGCTCAG GCTGTGGCTGCCAATGGCCAAAGAGATACTGGAGCGGTTGCAAGTGCTAGAGCTGCAGAGATTTATGGACTTGACATTGTTGCGCAAAGAATACAA GATAATTCTGAAAATGTAACCCGCTTCTTGATACTAGCAAGAGAACCTATAATTCCGGGCACTGACAAGGCATATAAG ACTAGCATTGTTTTCACTCTAGATGAAGGCCCTGGAATACTATTCAAAGCATTGGCAGTGTTTGCTCTAAGAAACATTAACTTGACCAAG ATTGAGAGCCGGCCCCAAAGGAAACGTCCACTGAGGGTTGTTGATGACACTAACAGAGGAAGTGCAAA GTATTTTGATTATCTATTCTACATAGATTTTGAAGCTTCCATGGCAGATCCTCGTGCACAAAATGCTCTAGGACATCTTCAG GAGTTTGCAAGATTTCTTAGGGTTCTTGGAAGTTACCCAATGGATACAAGTTTATGA